From one Lycium ferocissimum isolate CSIRO_LF1 chromosome 5, AGI_CSIRO_Lferr_CH_V1, whole genome shotgun sequence genomic stretch:
- the LOC132056569 gene encoding uncharacterized protein LOC132056569, whose product MLAKAPYPTFTQFVNALRGYDMKEHDNEKDHVDQAMAFHIQRTQNSFGRGRGNSLRGRGQTRGRGQAGNKFNNFTAGGQPSRQLNFSNNQKSSPSQSNPCQICGRNNHTVISCFYRWDYSYQSQQETPQEFSALTINEPSDNNLYMDLGASHHMVQTTGNER is encoded by the exons ATGTTGGCAAAAGCTCCATATCCAACATTTACTCAGTTTGTTAATGCACTGAGAGGGTATGATATGAAAGAACATGATAATGAGAAAGATCACGTTGATCAAGCCATGGCCTTTCATATCCAGAGAACACAAAATTCGTTTGGTAGAGGAAGAGGAAACTCCCTTAGAGGAAGAGGACAGACACGAGGAAGAGGCCAGGCTGGAAACAAATTCAACAACTTTACGGCTGGAGGACAACCTAGTAGACAAttgaatttttcaaataatCAGAAAAGTTCTCCGTCACAATCAAATCCATGCcaaatttgtggaagaaacaacCACACAGTTATCTCTTGTTTTTATAGGTGGGATTATTCTTACCAATCTCAACAAGAAACGCCACAAGAATTCTCGGCCCTAACAATCAACGAACCATCAGACAACAACCTCTATATGGACTTAGGAGCAAGTCACCATATGGTTCAAACAACAG GAAACGAAAGATAG